The Gossypium hirsutum isolate 1008001.06 chromosome D07, Gossypium_hirsutum_v2.1, whole genome shotgun sequence genome includes the window TTTCAATAATTGAAAAATAGTTCATTTAAATTAGATTCgatgaataatattttaattacatccaACGTGAATGGAAATATTACCTttgaatatatattattcattttatttttaattattttttacttagaAGACTccaatattcaaaaaataatttatttaattcaaatttgaaGATGATACGAATAATGAATTTGTGGATTCCAATATTCATTTGACCCGTTGTGAGAACCCCCTAGTCATCAGTGGCGTGTAATGAAACATATGGTTGCATAGTAGCATATCATAcaacataattaaaatagaatggaatagttttaacttatttaatagaTATGGTTTCAAGTCAAAATGTTGGTGCAAAGAGTTAAATTTGCATATCATACAAAACTCATTACGTAACATCTATTGGGAGAGCTAAAAAACACCAAATCTCATTTTCCATACGATTTTGTCACCAAGTTGTTGACATTACAAGGCAAGTCAATATAGGTACAAGGACTTTGAATCAAtggttttcttttaaaggaaGCAAAGTACAGATAAATTTGTACATTGTCTGTTAAACCTTAAATGCACACATTCAATAATACAAATATGGCGTCTCTTTTCCGTAGGCCAAGCAAAAATTCCCTACTGTATGCCTGCTGATCaagtattaaataaataaaagaatggtGAATTAGACATATTTTGAAATCAGAATGAATTTACCTTAAAGTGCCATCTCAGCCTGCAATGCGGCGAGTTCATCTTCCTCAGCTGGGCGCTTTTGAGGAATAGGACGAGCCGGTTGCCTTCCAGCAGGCACATGAATTGGTGCTGCAGGAGCTGTTGTTGCAGGCTGGAGAAGCTGTTCTTCTAACTCAGCACCTTCAAGCTCTTCGAGTTCTGCCTCCAATTCATCCTACACCATAAAAAATGTTCTCGAGTCATTGTTATGTgtataaaaatgatagaaatgatGTTAGTAAATGCATAGATCAATAGCAGGAAAcgacataaaaaaaaaagacgaGAGAGAATGCAGCAAAAAAGTAAAAACCTCGTCAAAATCAGCTGCAGCTCCAATAGGAGTTGACAGTGCTTCTTGGATCTGTTTCATGTTTTCGGTTTGTTCATTGATCTCGTCCATTGTTTTGTCAACATCATCTATATTCCTGTACAGAAAGCAAATTTCAGTAAAACGGTGAGAACACATCATCACGGCATATGGTGATACAATGGGTCAAAAACAATGATCAAAACAGTTAAAGCATCATAAAGGTCCTTATATTAGGAGTCGGATTGTGTTTTGCCCTCTCTACtaagaaaatgagcaaattagtcaaTGTAAGTTAGGTCAAAGATCAAATTAGTCTTTctgttaaaaaaatcatttatttttacTGTCAAAAATTGGTTTGAGCATGAGATACACATGACACATCATGTGTCACTGTTTGGTTATTTCGTCAACTACACTAGTTTTTAACCGTATCAATGGATAAACTTTTTAACAAAAAGGACCAATAcattctttgatctaacatacaaggACTAACTAGCTAAAAGCAAACCCTAAAACCTCTAAAGATATATAGGTTACATACGTTGCTTTCTGCATTGCCTTCATTGCGGCAGCTCCGGTTCTCAAAGCATCTACAGTTTCGGTTGTGGCTTTAGCACCTTCTAACATTATCATCTGCAGACATTGATATGAACAAATAATTATAGCATCATTACAAACAGAAAGAATTCAAAAAGTTCTTTTAGGATTCagttaaaacactaaaataacaGTCCAAGCTCACTTGATCATGAACACGAAGCTGGAAGTTCCCAAGCTGCTCTATTTGTTGTTCGTATAGTCTCTTCCTCTTCAAGCACTGTATAGCCGCTGCATAAAAGTAGTATCAATGAATACTAAGAGTAAACAATATAAATTCGCAATAAATGTAACCAACATTGCTAAACTAAACTATCAAATCTTCGTTCTACACAAGGACAAGACCTTTGAATGTCAAAAGTTCATATGACATGAAGAATCATATCTTAGCATGTTGATGTTAATCTTGCATTAGAACATGACTCAATCACCAAAGAACATTAAGAACTCACATTAATGGAAAACAAAATGTCAGCCATTTCTACTGTTTAAAACTGGGGTGAGTGACAGAATAACCAGAGAGTTACACGTGTAACTCATGTTGAGGTATAGGGATCAGTTTTTAAccatagaaatggatgaaatttttaacaaaagaatcaatttgctctttgaccAAATGTACAAAGACTAATTTTGACCATTTTTTGAATAGAGGAGGCAAAATGTaatctgactcctagtacaagagcttccatagtacttttaccgaGAACTACtatatttattgatcaaaagtcAGCCAATTCCCCCAAAACTTTATATGTACTTTTTCAACAGAAAAATCATGTGAAACTAGGAAAACAATGATATTTgcacataacatatatatattgcaaCCATACCTCTCTTGTTTCTCGCTTTGGCGAATTCCTTGGCCTTTTCAACCTCTGCAGCAGCCTTTTTGAGAAGTACCTTCTCCTTCTTCTCTAGCATTTCAAGGGTCTGCATGATGGAGATGAATGCAAGGTTCCATTTTTAAGCATTatgtagaaaaaaaaaaaaacaatgtaatCTACTCGGTGGAAACAAATGAagtttgcattttgcattttcaGCACCTTATGATTAgggttaatataacttttaatcaTTGAACTTGGCAATTACGTCCATTTTGATAATTGTACTTTTCTTTTCCACTTTGATAACTGAACTTAGCAACTAGGTTCATTTTGATCCCTGAACTTGGCAAATGTATAAGTTGGATAACATGGCACTCTGAGATTGTGCCTCATCATCAAATGATTGAAGTTCAATGACCAAAATGGACATAGTTGTTAAGTTCAGGTCCCAAATTGAACCTAATTGCCAATTTTATGGACTAAAAGCTATATTAACCCTTATGATTAAGATTCTACAACTTGAAAACCCCCAATACTCTTAGCATTCATTGATATTAATGTCAAATCCAATCacaataaaagaaatgaaaagaaaaaaaggagttATCACGTATGAAGTTTGCACTTTGCACTTTGCattcattaatatatatgtaGAATTGGCATTATGATAAGGGTTAATATAACCTTTAGTTCCCAGAACTTTGATAACTCAACTTAGCAAGTAGGTCCATTTAGGTCCCTGAACTTGGCAAATGTATAAGTTTGATAATATGGCACTCTAAGATTGTGTCATATCATCAAATTGTGATCGAAGTTCCAAGGACCAAAATAAACTTACTTGACAACATGTACCAAAGTAGATTTAGAAAAAGTACTAGTACCAAAGTGGACTTAATTGCCAAGTTTAGCGACTAAAGCTATATTAATCCTTATGATAAGATTCTACAACTTGAAAACATCCCCCATACTAATGTCAAATTCAATCacaataaaagaaatgaaaggagAAGTGTTTATCACATTGTTCTTCCAATAACCTATCAGCCACCAAATCAGTTCTTTTAAATCAAATCCCAGAGTCCCAATCAATTAAGACAGCTAAATTCAATCACACCCAAATTCAACAAAATCAGTTTCCGATTCTGAACAAATTAGCTGAACCAAAGCAAATAATTTCCCTATTAAAGAAAGAAGGCACAAAATCGAAGCAAATAcctcatttaatttgtctaacgTGGTTAGAGCACTAGTTTCTTGCTTGGGTTTTCCAAAAAGCCGGTTGAACATGGTTAAATTCTCCGATCAAACCGCCCGATCTTATATACAGAAACAATCAATAAGACGATCAGATCAAACGAAACacaataaatcaatcaaaaatagaagaaaaattgGAACTttcaatcaaaataaatattaaagaatCAAAATTGGGGAAAAAAAGCACTGACCTGAAAAAAAAAATAGGTTTTTGCCTCTTCTTCACGACGTTGAACTTGAAGCCTTGGCTTTTCACGTGGCGTACACTTGATTGGTTTTATAGGGATTTGCCCCCATTAATTACAACATATTTGCAAAATTGGCCTTCAAATTATACTGTTCTTTTCATTTTATCCAAAACATGATACTGGCCAATAATAACATAACACGtggcatatttttattgaaagttaTATACTTTTTGGGTAAAATGAGACGAATTAAGAATTTATGttccattttataaaaaaaattcaggtaCTTAAACGGGAAAAATGGTATAGTTTGGGGGCAATTTTGCAATTAACTCTATTtaggcataatgacttatttagcCCTCCAGCtttacaaaaatatcattttagtcctccatttaatttttcgctttttttaacccttaaacttgcACTGTTTATCAAATCacccaaaatagatagaaaagTCAATGTTGGTACgtcaacaattaattttttaatttaaaatatataaaattaaaaaaattataaaaattatttaaaaacgaataaaaatatttttaaatgttcaaaatatcataattttatcaaaaacccaaataatataaaaaaatattgttctTGTTTTTTAACCGAATCCCAGTTCAATTTGAGAGCCGATTCGATGATGGTTTTTGGACTTGTACATCcatcaattctcaattcaatcgGTTGATCTGGTCCGATTGCAAGATCATTGATATCAACAATTCCAATAAGAATCAACCATCACAAAGCACtaaattgaatgatttaaagTAACTAACTATTTAGTTTATACATAACTTTCATAGGTTCGCACTCAGGTTCGCACTCTACTCTGAACGCTAAAGCCTTATGGTATCAGAACCTTAATTTTTATCGACAATGTCAAAACTTCATTGactaaaagaacaaaaaagtTTGTCTTGATCAAGGAAAATATTTATAGATGCTGAAATTTGAACTCGAATTTAACAAATAACCCTTACGAATATGTTTAGCTTTAAAAGAAAAAGGTTTAcgcaaattttaatatttgaactCAAACTTACTAAATAGATTGAATTAGACCTATCCGTGGGCTGGGTCGGGCCCGAAAATTTTTTTGGCCCGCCTCCTAGGCCTGGGCCAgtcccggcccaaaatatgggcctgaaattttgcccaggcctggCCCGGAAAAAATATCATAAGCCTGAGCCCaacctggcccggcccggcccatttttaaataaacattaaaaaattattttaaaaataaaaaataaaaataaaattattttaaaagtattttaaaattaaaaaataaaaaataaaaataaaaaatatatatttattatattcgggtcgggccgggcccggtCTAAAAAAGTGGTGCCCAAGGCCCGgaccgttttttaaacgggcctcatttttttgcccaagcccatatttcgggcctatatttttaccgaaccctcccatatttcgggcgggccgtcgggccgggccgggcgcccgacccatggacaggtctagatTGAATAAAGCAACCAAATTGAGCTTAATTTTATATCATACCCTTTATTAGTCAAAATGTTAATATTGTAAAAATTGGATCAATGATTAAATCAATCAAACCACAATTGATTGGTTGATTCAAcaccaataaaataaaaattcataaaccGATTCAATTGAATaaacaatcatttttatcttaatttcttcttcttctttttttttttggtttcacaATGATTTGTATTATATCGCGTTTTATTCTACCGATTGAATCAATCCAACCATTAACGTACAAAGAAAAACATAGGAAATACAGTCTACTAAGAAAAATAGTTGTCAAAAAGGAACAAAACATGGAAACACAATTAATGAGacaaaaaattagtgaaaaataaAGCCAAGTTTAGTAAATAAGCAAATCAATAAATGGTAACGTCCAAATTTATAGCCTATAAACGTGTAAATCTGCAATATTgccaaaatattaataaacatcaTTTAATTTTTTGCATTAATCTTCAAAAACAACCTTAGAAAAAAGACACACAGAATTATATTATTACCCCACGAAGAAAGTCCACGTTGTGTTCCATTGATATAAAGCCATTGCCAACAACCTTAAAACAACATATTATACCGTCTTGTCTGTTGTTTTCACCATTATCCCACTGTTCTAGTTATGTCTGTCACTCATTTAGAGTCTAAGAGAAGTGAGCATTGGAGTATATGGAAGAGTATGAAACTGGCTTGCAGATGTTTCGCCCCCCTAAGAAGCAAGGAGAATTCGGCGGCTGCGACAGCGACAGCGTCAAAGGTGGTGTCTATCAACTCACCGAGGGGTTTGCCTTCCCCGGATCATTCATATAGTGCCATGAAT containing:
- the LOC107932186 gene encoding vacuolar protein sorting-associated protein 32 homolog 2, coding for MFNRLFGKPKQETSALTTLDKLNETLEMLEKKEKVLLKKAAAEVEKAKEFAKARNKRAAIQCLKRKRLYEQQIEQLGNFQLRVHDQMIMLEGAKATTETVDALRTGAAAMKAMQKATNIDDVDKTMDEINEQTENMKQIQEALSTPIGAAADFDEDELEAELEELEGAELEEQLLQPATTAPAAPIHVPAGRQPARPIPQKRPAEEDELAALQAEMAL